In Phoenix dactylifera cultivar Barhee BC4 unplaced genomic scaffold, palm_55x_up_171113_PBpolish2nd_filt_p 000957F, whole genome shotgun sequence, the following proteins share a genomic window:
- the LOC103722584 gene encoding non-specific lipid-transfer protein-like 1: MDGSSSSLKSAALLEQMKLHLASDAGKDLTKKIGLVYQLNIAPKKIGMDEEIYVVDLKEGKVTKGPYKGKPDTTFSFTDNDFLSIATGKMNPQMAFIRGAMKIKGSISAAQKFTPDIFPKPSKL, translated from the exons ATGGACGGATCGTCGAGCTCTTTGAAATCGGCGGCCCTCTTGGAGCAGATGAAGCTCCATCTAGCCTCCGACGCCGGCAAGGATCTCACCAAGAAGATCGGCCTCGTCTACCAGCTAAACATCGCCCCCAAG AAGATTGGGATGGACGAGGAGATCTATGTCGTCGACCTCAAGGAAGGAAAAGTCACCAAAG GTCCGTATAAAGGGAAGCCCGACACGACGTTCTCGTTCACCGATAATGATTTCCTCTCGATCGCAACCGGGAAGATGAACCCACAGATGGCGTTTATTAG GGGTGCAATGAAGATCAAAGGCAGTATAAGTGCCGCACAGAAATTTACACCGGATATTTTCCCAAAGCCTTCAAAGCTTTAA